A stretch of DNA from Triticum dicoccoides isolate Atlit2015 ecotype Zavitan chromosome 2A, WEW_v2.0, whole genome shotgun sequence:
TTAGCCTGTTCCCAGATTCTTTCAACAAATCGTACACTTATGTCCAACAGGTTTGAGACTAGCAGCTTGTCGTCTGGTTGAACAGACCCATCTCTGAGCTCGATTACCAGCAAGGCAAAGTAAACACCACGCCTCTCCTTATCTGAcaattctcttctcttctcttgaaGTATCCAATTCAtaacttcatcctcttcctcttgagcTGCATCCTCTTTCCCTTCATATTCTTGAGGCATCCAATTCATatcttcatcgtcttcctcttgaggcatcaagttcaaatcCATAACTACATTCTCtgccacttgaggttcctcctcttgaggcatcaaattcaaattaataccttcatcgtcttcctcttgaggcatcaagttcaaatcAATAGTTTCATGTTCTTCCTTTtgaggcatcaagttcaaatcCATAGTTATGTTTCCTGCCATCAATGACAAAAGATGAGTACACCATGGTACCATAAAAAGAATATACACACACAAAATGAGTATGCAAGTCAAACAAGAAATAGGTGCCATGGCACCATTTCTAGTTTGGTTGCCACGGTAGCCAAACAAGAAATGCTGCCATGGCAGCCAAACACTTTTCTCTAACCATAACCATAAGCCATTTTTTGTAGCAGTGCCACATGATCAGCAGTACACAAACTTTCATTACTGAAATTTCAAAAACCTAACAATGGAGTTTGTGACCTGCATTAGATTAATAGACATCTTTCATGTGTCATGTTTTGGACAGTTACATTAGAGTTTTGCTTTGGTTCATGCTATTCAACTTACATTCCTTTTTTTAAAGAAAAGCTTACATTCCTTGATATAGCTTGATAAGCCAGCTTCGTAACATAGATCTGACATTCAGACATGTTGGGGAAAATTCTACTAGCACTTGATGAAATGGCAGAGTAAATGTACAATGGAaattgcagccaaaagaaggttctCTTATCAACTCTTTCTAAAAAATAAGGTTCTCTTATATAGCTTTAAATAAGACAAAATATATGAACGTCTGATCTCTAGATAGAAACATGGTTATCGTTAGTCCGGGTGTGTGGAAGGGGACCATGCAAAATACACAATTCTTGAAGTTGATTATCTAATGCCTGGTTTACCAAAGATGTTGACTATCATCAATTCCCATCTTCTGTTAGGCACATGTTTGCGTCATGGCGCCGAGTAGTCTGTTTGGTTTGGATCTACAACTACAACTAGGCCGAATAGGAATTTTGGTAGTGGTGGTTGTCGATCCTAACACCAAGTTGCTTTCTATTGTTTAGGTTTGGAGACTAATGAATCCTAAAAACTGTGAGGTTTTGGTCTGCCATGTCCCCATAACAGAGCAAGATGAAGATAAAGAGCTTTATAAATTCCCATTGACTGACTGAATTATACTCTGATCATAATTGACACTTGACTAACTGAATTATACTCTGATCATAATTAACACTTGGCAGTTTACACTCCATTGACTAACTGAATTATACTCTGATCATAATTGACACTTGACTGACTGAATTATACTTTGATCATGATTGACACTTGACTGGCTGAATTATACTCTGATCATAATTGACACTTGACAGTTTACACTCCACATCCACTCCATACCTTTCCCTGGAGTACAGTTTACAAGTTTGCACTTGACAGTGTTTGTTCAGATCATAATTGCTCTGCTGATATCTACTGATTTTTTCCAGTTAACACTAATCATATTCAGTTAACATTGTTCTTTCTGACGAACAGGAGCAGAGCAGCAACTCCTTACAGTACACTGATCATATTCAGCACAGGAAGCAGAGGAGCAACTCCTTACGGTACCTTCTTCCTCCTGACGAGCAGGAGCTCTGGCGGCAGCACGGGCAAACGAGCAGCAGCAGTACTAGTAGACGAGCAGAAGCTGTACGGGCAGAGGAGCTCCACCGGCGGTAGGGGAGAAGCAGCCGCACGGGCGCGCGGGCAGAGGAGAAGGAGCTGCACGGGCTCGCCTGGGAGATTGAGGAGGACGCACGGGAGATCGAGGAGGCAGCGCGCGAGCTCTTGGTCCACCGGATCGTGGAGGCAATTTCCGGCGACACCCGTAGGGGATCGCAGCCGGGAGGAATTGCGGCGGCGCACACGCGGGTGCTCAAGGAGGATGCGCTGGAGCTTGACGAGGATGCGCTGGAGCTCGAGGTGGACGCCCGTGAGCTCGAGAAGGACGCCCGTGAGCTCGAGGAGGACGTGGCCGGAGGTCCCGACGGCGCCCGCAGGTAATCGAGGCGGGGCGGCGATGCAGGTCTGAGTGGGGGAGGCGGCGGAGCAGGtacttggcgacggcggcggcggagcaggtacttggcgacggcggcggcggagcaggtacttggcgacggcggcggtggagcaggtacttggcgacggcggcggcggagcaggtacttggcgacggcggcggagcaCTTCCTGATGGGCGGAGATGACGACGACGGCAGCAGCTGGGCAGCGCCGGCCCCTATCGACGACTTAGGAAGGAGACAGGGGGCGGAGGGGCTTCTTGCAGACGATTTTAAAACTACGAGGGCTTTTTGCAAAATCACCAATGAACTGCGCCCGCGACATGTTTTTCGGGACggagtaatactttgtaaggtcctcgagaataatcaataaagtggtcgtatgcatctcccagatgcagaggccggggatcatcctccttttctaaaaaaaaagcaCTGCCGCCACCGCTTCACGGTGATGGCCTGCTGACTCGCGGCACCCATCCCTCCGGTTGGTTCTTCACCCCCATATTTAAGTGTAGTTttttgttgtagaaacttgtgaattTTCTTATAACTTGATCAAGAATTTGAGAACAGCATCCCTAGCTGGCTTACCCAATGGAAAAGCTTGTGATTGTGGACTATACGCGTGTGCGCTGTAGATGTTCGATAAAATGCGTGATTCAAATACTATGTATTATGGGGATTAGGTTTTAAACGATCTGCTAGATGAGTAACCTTCATTTCCCTGAACGCATCTTGAAGAAAATATGATAGGGATAAACTTCTGGAATTTTAGGATTAGGGATAAGCTAAAACTCCCGAACACCGAACTACTCGCCCGCGTCATCTGCTATGCCGCACGCAGCCACTCCGTACGCATCGTCGCTCCCTCCGGCGCTCCACTCACAGCCATAAGTCTCCCGCTGCGAGTCCACGCAGGTCCGGCGGACGGGCGCAGCCGTCTCCAACACGCGCACGCTCATCCTCACCGACATCACCGGCGCGGGATCGTTCCGGGCTGTCCCGCCTTTGCTCCGGCCGGACACGGCAAGCGCGGCTCGCCGCTCCACCGCGGGGTCACCCACGTCCCTCCATGCAACCTCGGCGCGGCCAAGCAGCTCCGACGACCCGGCGCGCCCCATgatcttcttctgcctcctccgcACCTCGAACACCACGCTCCTCGTGTCCGCGAGCTCCCGCACGCACGCCGGCGAGCCGTCGCACGCCAGCGACGCCACGTCGCGCCACGAGACCACGTCGGTCGATGTGGCTCGGTCGCCGGCGCGGCGCTCGGCCTCGGAGCTTTGGCTGTCGATCTGGATCGTCCTGCCGCCGCCCGCGGGAACGTGGCACCGGAGGAAGAGTGCTCGTGCGCCACCACCGGTGCAGCCGAGTCCCGTGACCTCGACGGAGCTGATCTCGCACTGGAGATGGCAAACGACGCCACCAACACCCCAGCTGCTTTCCATGGTTGTTGCACTCACACTTCTACATGGTAGGAGCACACTAGAATTCGGGAGCATGCATATATATACATGCATGCGTAGACGAGTCTGGTGCAGGTAACTTTAACGAGTGCACGCATGATCCATCCGTAGTCGGCTAGTTAATGGAATGCGTGTGTGTAAATGGTGTTTGGTGCAGTaaactttagctcttggaaacagcAGGGGCCAGATGGCCTTGCATATGCTTCTTGGTCGCTCGGTTTAACTTGGCCTATCAGCTGACCAAAGGTGCACGTCAAACATTGAAGCTTGAAAAAAAAaccgcaaaaaaaaaaacactGAAGCTTGAAAATGGGAGCATGCATGATCTTCGAAAAGTTTTCCGAGACAGCCACCATGGTCATGAGCTGCAGTGTGACTCAAGATGGATAGTGAATGATTGGTTTTAGATAAGTTTTGGTTGACGGGGGAACGTATCAGACTTCAAATTTCAGCCGGACTTCCCTGTTGAACCCAAGTTCAATGTGAATCCAAAAGTTTAGTTGCAGTTTACAGACAATttgatttttttttagaaaaggaggatgacctccggcctctgcatctgggagatgcatacggtcattttattgattattctcgaggaccttacaaagtagtacaacaatatgtctgaatccgtcatcttggcaacatctgccactactcctatccatatgatgaagggggtgcaagctgggccaaatacccagacctctcacctaagcctaacataccCAGACCTATGTCTGAATctgtctggaattttttttcgaattttttgcgtgaattttcaaatttctgaattattttaacctctaatctctaatcaccctcatcgctgcttaatttaatctctaatcacccttcatcattccaaatcatctaacttcccgaacagtcacccatcctctcactactccagcgtgagcacgcttaactttcgggttctattctccctcgattccaagtctgcacttcttgttttcctgacaatagtaagatgtcaatcctattaacccttgaaagtttagcttgagcatgaagtcacacatttcgctgtttgagtttaaatctattgttctaaaaaacaataattatttagtaacactaatatttcttgaataaggagtttgaccacattttgaccaaagtttgaccagatttgaccaaaattccaaaaaactgaaataattatttagtaacactaatattcttgaataattatttagtaacactgatacttcttgaataagtagtttgaccacagtttgaccatatttgaccaaaattaaaaaaagctgaaatttgagcataactttttttccttttagaatttgaggattctaaaaatttgcaaacaagccGTAGTCGGTCTCCATcgtatgcggattttcgtgctgaacattttgatatattatacgtttttttctgacatcgtatgcaaaagttatagccgttttacattttccctacactttttgcaaaacatgtccaaatttaagtttttaaattttcctaactagtagatgtagtaacataactacatctcgaaggattttaatttttgaaatattttgatatattatacgtttttttctaacatcgtatgcaaaagttatagccgttttacatttttcctacattttttgcaaaacatgtccaaatttaagtttttaaattttcctaactagtagatctagtaacataactacatctcgaagaattttaatttttgaaacattttgatatattatacgttttttttctaacatcgtatgcaaaagtNNNNNNNNNNNNNNNNNNNNNNNNNNNNNNNNNNNNNNNNNNNNNNNNNNNNNNNNNNNNNNNNNNNNNNNNNNNNNNNNNNNNNNNNNNNNNNNNNNNNNNNNNNNNNNNNNNNNNNNNNNNNNNNNNNNNNNNNNNNNNNNNNNNNNNNNNNNNNNNNNNNNNNNNNNNNNNNNNNNNNNNNNNNNNNNNNNNNNNNNNNNNNNNNNNNNNNNNNNNNNNNNNNNNNNNNNNNNNNNNNNNNNNNNNNNNNNNNNNNNNNNNNNNNNNNNNNNNNNNNNNNNNNNNNNNNNNNNNNNNNNNNNNNNNNNNNNNNNNNNNNNNNNNNNNNNNNNNNNNNNNNNNNNNNNNNNNNNNNNNNNNNNNNNNNNNNNNNNNNNNNNNNNNNNNNNNNNNNNNNNgggacctttagtagtagcgagggattttacccctcgctactactatggcatgtcccggaggggcacggttgagacctcttagtagtagcgaggggtaaaaacttagcagtagcgcgggtttttaaccctcgctactactatggcatgacccaggggcacggtagagaccgcttagtagtagcgaggggtaaaaaccagcgctactgctatcaacttagtagtagtgagggttaaaaacccgcgctactactatggcatgtcccggggggcacggtagagaccgcttagtagtagcgagggtaaaaaaccagcgctactgctatcaacttagtagtagcgagggttaaaaacccgcgctactgctacttagcagcaacgcctgattttaaagcgcgctgctggtaagattctgtgtataggcttttccctagtagtgacaggaCGAAGATCGGCGGAGAATAGGTGAAACGCTGCACACAATGCCGCCGCCAAACACCTCACACGCACCGCAAAGCGCCCACCATACTTCCGGGAACCCcaggcgacgccttcaagaaggagcgcGACGAGGGTACGACGCCGTCGCCCGCAAGGGGAACTAGAGCTTTCGCCCAAAGGAAGATCACGGTGAAAGACAGGAGAGGACCTCGACAAGGCCTCCAAGAAGGGGACCGACGCTTAGCAAAGACGCCGCCATTGTCGTGGCCTCCGCCGACGGCCAAGGGTTTCCTCCGGTCCCGCCCCCATCCCATCCACCCAGCCAAAGACCTGGCCAGGGGAGCGCACGCAGCCGGGGAAAGCGTTGGACTTCATCGAAGCAGGCACGCCGGGTGACGGGGCACCCCGACCCACTGTAGTAGACGTCCACCGAGACCTCGCCGCCCGCACGGCCGAAGTTGCGGACCACCAGCGCCCACGACCGTCGCCCGCCGAAGAGGCAACGCCGTCCacaccgcccgaggccgccgccccggcatccacccACCGCACACATCCCGTTGAAACATGGGGAACGACCCACACCACCGCCACCAGGGAGCACCACACCACGAACATCCAAGCCGGGCAGGACGAGGCAAGGCCACGCCGGCCGGATCTGGGCggatccggcgaaccccggcccacCAGCCGCCAGATCGGGCAAGGCGGCCGGATTTGATGGGCAGAGCCGTCCCCGGCGACAGGCGCAGGGCGACAACGCCGGCGGCAGCCGCCGCAGAGGGCCGGCCTCGGCGGCCACCAGGGAAAAGCGGGCGGCGGCGCCCGNNNNNNNNNNNNNNNNNNNNNNNNNNNNNNNNNNNNNNNNNNNNNNNNNNNNNNNNNNNNNNNNNNNNNNNNNNNNNNNNNNNNNNNNNNNNNNNNNNNNNNNNNNNNNNNNNNNNNNNNNNNNNNNNNNNNNNNNNNNNNNNNNNNNNNNNNNNNNNNNNNNNNNNNNNNNNNNNNNNNNNNNNNNNNNNNNNNNNNNNNNNNNNNNNNNNNNNNNNNNNNNNNNNNNNNNNNNNNNNNNNNNNNNNNNNNNNNNNNNNNNNNNNNNNNNNNNNNNNNNNNNNNNNNNNNNNNNNNNNNNNNNNNNNNNNNNNNNNNNNNNNNNNNNNNNNNNNNNNNNNNNNNNNNNNNNNNNNNNNTGCGGGCAAGCCCGACGacggctgccggcggcggcggggaaggaggaGAAGGGGAGGCGGGGGACGGGCGGCGCCTAGGGTTTCGCCCCCGGGTTGTAGTTCAAGTTGTGCTTGTAGGGTAGTTGATGTTACCATATCTTCACATAAACCATTCACCAAAGGTCACAAAGAAGCAAGAACACACCAGATGCATGACACGAGTCCTCTAGCCCTTGACACGCGCAATTTCGTCGACGAACCTTTCGAGGTCCCGTTGTGATGACCCCACCACTACGACCGCCTTCACGGCCTTCTCCTTCCACTCCGCTGCCTTCCTCCTCATTGCCACTGCCTTATCCCCGTCGCCCATCAGCTCCTTCACGGCAGCCTCAACCTCTCCCCGCCCGGCCTCGCGCGGCATCTGGACGCCCACACCCCACTCCTCGCACGCGTACCGGCAGTTGGTCACCTGCTCTGAGAAGAAGGGCCAGCACAACATCGGCACGCCAGCGCACAGGCTCTCCAACGTCGAGTTCCAACCACAGTGGCTCAGGAAACCCCCGGTCGCGCGGTGGCCCAGCACCGCCTCCTGGTCGCACCACCCCACCATCAGCCCTCGTCCCGCGACCTCCTCTGCGAACCCATCCGGCACCGGCATCTTGCCATCATCATTGCCGCCGTCGCGCACCATGTCAGGCCGGACAACCCACAGGAATGGGCTGCCAGCGTCGGCTAGCCCTCGAGCGAACTCCACCATCTGGTCCCTCGTCACCACGGTGATGCTCCCGAAGTTGACGTACATCACGGAACCGTCTGCCGCCTGCGCGTCTAGCCACTCGACGCACCGGTCGTCCTCCTTCCACAAGCTCGAGGTGAGTGAGGGGAGGTACGATGGTGGTGAGACCTCCGGGCCGAGGGGCCCGACGACGAAGGTGTTGGGCAGGCGCTCGCGGATTGCGTCCAGCGCGGCGCGCTCGAGGTCGTCGTAGGTGTTGAGGAGGATACCGTCAGCGGCGGGGGCGTCGAGCTCGCATTGCTTGATGTTGATGGTTAGCATCACATCGTCAGCGTTGGTAGTACGGATGAACGTCGGGAAGTCACGTAGGCGGAGGTTGCTGATCATGCCAGTGATCCAGTCCACCGGGGTGTCCAGGTACCCGTTGGTGAAGCAGCTCTCATCTATACGAACGTATGTTAATTAGAATAAAGTTCCAATGTATATCCCACAAAACCAATATTGCAATGTACAtaattattttttagtttaagatgGATGACACTATTGCCTTAACTTCCGCGACATTTTGAAtgaaattatgaatataattccgttTTTCTGTTACAAAATACCGCGTTGGGCATGGAAATATAATTTTGCAGTCCAAACTCACAATATTTCGCTCACTTAAGTAAGCTCATCCCTAGATTTTGTGTGTGTGGAATATCCCCTTTAGAAATGACATAACAAATTTATTTGCAAGTAAACTTCTAGAACAATATATGTGTAATTAGGTTCAAACTCTAAAGGATGGTACCCTAGAGCGGGTCACTCTGCAATTCATAAATCAACCCACCCATGGTTCAGTAAGCAATCGAAATGTCAACAAGAGTGAATTGCTCCTCACATGATCACACCTCTCCAGCGAGATATCCCCCAATATTGCACGTATGCACTATAGTCCATAAACTAGATTCACGGTTTGATGTCCCACATGAACCATTGTTGTCGCCAAAATTTTGCCATTTCTATTTGCACTGTCGGGCTCTTTGTGATGAGAACTTTGTATGTTTGAAGACATTTTAGTTTTCAGTTCTGGTAGTTACTAGATCTTACCATGTCGGTTCCAATATTGTAGATTTATAGTTGAAGTTCTATCTGATACAATAAAAGGACAAATACTAATCATCTTCCAGTTTTCTCTTGACGTTTCTAATGGCTGACCATCTACCACTTATTTGTTTAATTATCTAGTTGCCTAACTTTATTTTCATTACGTTCGTGTCTACTTGTCAATATCTTAGCTCAATGCAAGGATCAATAGATAGTTTGAATACCTTTACTAATAAAGGGGATGGTAATAATGGTGTTATGTTGAGCCACtcaactactcccttcgttcggaattacttgtcgcagaaatgaatgtatctagacgtattttagttctagatacatccattttcaagacaagtaattccgaacggagggagtactatagaatatcccatcacggtcgtagcaACAAAGAGAGTAAAGGAAACCCGACTGTGTAAGCGCTAATAGTAGCCCGTTCTTTGTAAAAGCAAGTGGGTTCGAGGGAAGAGACAACGACAGAATTGTATGAAATTTTATTCTCTACCACTTGGCATTCAAGtatgaatattggccatctctaccGCTAACTATTTTTTATATCAGTATTAAGATGTATCGTGTTATCAATTTGAAATATTGGAACTTTTGGCGGTGCAAGGTGAAAGTGCATGTACTACCACCGGTGCACACATGACAAATGATAAAGGGACTAATGGATCTCTAAGTGTACACATGTTCATACTACAAAAGTTTATTGATTTAACCAATGATTGTGGACCCTTAAAAATTTAAGGATCAAAAAAAGCTTAGAGCTAGAAGGCTAGTGGTATTTTCCTAGTAGTTATAGTGGCGATAATTCAACCTAGAGCCTGGGTTCAAATGAGCCCGGTGAATAGTATCTCAATTTGAAAtagaaaaaaagttcaaaaaattctaattttttttgtggtgCAAGATGCTCCTATGCGTGAACTCCATGTAAATTTTGTGAAGTTTAGACATTCGAGGAGCTCGTgggaaaaaagacaaaatcaggcaTAAACAGTGCAATTTTCAAAAGTTTCCCAGACATCCGAAATTTTAGATATAAATAAAAAAAGCATATAACTTGATCAAAGTTTTGACTCATATGTGAACTGAATAGAAATGGAGGGATTGTTGGTCTGGTCGAGTAACCAATGAGCTACGTAGGACGTTCAAACGAGTTACCTTTCGGTCCACTTAAGGTTATTTTACACATGACTCGATTGCGTGTGAAATATAAAAAGCTATAGTCTTGTATTTATACATTATCTTTTTTGAGGTAGCTGACCAAGAAGTTCGATTCTCCTGTTGTTGTCACTATCGTAAAGGCGACTGAAACGTCGGAAGTCTATGATGAAATACATTAATTAGCTAGGTACCAATATATCCAATGAAAGCCGACTTAAATGGTTCATCTTTGAAGCATGACCTTTCCTTTGTCTTTTTGCTCGATGATCATCAGCGAGATTGAACTGGGCACGGATGAAAAACCATCTCTGATCTAGCCAGTAGGCTTTTCAATTTCTTATGTCATTTGTAATTAAGTACTGTACTCCAAATGTGATAGCTATGCTTAGAACAGGTGATATGCTATATGATGAACACAGTTTATTGGATTACCTTTGAATGGCACGTATCCTCGCTTGACAAGCTGATCGAAGTTGAGGTAGCACAGGAAGCCGCAGGCGCTGGGGGTGAAGAAGAGGTACGCCGGCAGCCCCATGTCCTTGGCCGCGTGCACCGCGAACCCCATGGCGCCGTCGGCGACGACGCAGGTGACCGGGGGGACCCCCTCCGTCCTCCCGAGCCTCTCGACGAGCGCCCTGAGGTGGCCAGGACACGCCCGGCGCGTGGCCTCGCACAGCGCCCAGATGTCCTGCGTGGCGTCGTGGTCGGAACGGGGGAGCCCGTCGGGGATCGTCTCGAACCGGAAGCCGTCGGCGGGGGCCGTGACAGCGCCGAGGCCGCGGGAGCGGAGGAGGCGGCCGTGGTTGTGCTCCGTGTGGACGAAGGTGACGTGGAGCCCCCGCGCGTGCAGGGCCTTGGCGAGACGAAGGAACGGGTTCACGTGGCCCTGCGCCGGGTAGGGGAGCAGCAGGATGTGCGGCGTCGTCGTCTTGGCCGGCTTCGAGGACGTCGCCATGGCCATGCTCTTAGTAGCTCTTGTATTTTTTAGCAGACAGTATGAGAAGGAGAATAGATCCGATTGCTTTTGGTTGGATTGGTGCATGTTGCTTCGGTCAGGTTTATTATAGGCTTTGTGTGTATGTGTGGGTCGATGGCGTTGCTGCCCTGCCGATAAGACTGGCTATGAGCCTCTGAACGGTGAGTTGCAACTTAGAAATACACTTTGGTTCCTGGTTGTATATACACCTTATATAAGGATTTTTTAATAATTAAACAGAAAGTCAAATAGtttagattttttttagaaaaaaacttgacttacttttgcactaGTATGTAAATTTCCATGAAATAAAAATCAACACTGACTTCACAGTGAAAAAGACAAAaattatttgctattataggtcactattcacactacTTTGGTCaaaattttgtcttttttgaaaagaagtcaagGGGGATTTTCTTTTTGTGAAAATTTTCTCACAAGTACAATgtaaggtcaagtttatttcaaaaatattttcagaattttttgactttTTGTTGAATTAGTAAATTATTTTCCCACGTAGGGTGTATATGTCCCCATAGATCAGAAGTTCCCCTCCCTTATTTCCTTGGCTATGAGCTCTGAATGGTGAGTAGCCACTTATTTTCTTTTAGGGTGTGGAGATTTAACCAAGTCTTAGTCAAGTGATACAACATACAAAGGAAAAAAAATCTAATTATTTTTGCACGAATCTTCATGTAGTCACGATTAAGTCCCAGTCGACTAATAGCAATCCTATTTCTTTTAACGGGGTTGCTAAAACTCAGTCGACTGAGGCTTAATAAAGTCTTAGTTGATGCTATATTCGTAGGATTTCACATGGAAAACCGtgcaatttcttttcttttttttcttcctttttatgTGTTGTGTCATTTGACTAAGACTTGATTAAGTCTCAACATAGTCACACCTTTCTTTTAATGCAAACTACCAAAGTGACCTTCACAAATGCGAGGCTTCATCTTGTTGCCTATAA
This window harbors:
- the LOC119359148 gene encoding UDP-glycosyltransferase 85A2-like, translating into MAMATSSKPAKTTTPHILLLPYPAQGHVNPFLRLAKALHARGLHVTFVHTEHNHGRLLRSRGLGAVTAPADGFRFETIPDGLPRSDHDATQDIWALCEATRRACPGHLRALVERLGRTEGVPPVTCVVADGAMGFAVHAAKDMGLPAYLFFTPSACGFLCYLNFDQLVKRGYVPFKDESCFTNGYLDTPVDWITGMISNLRLRDFPTFIRTTNADDVMLTINIKQCELDAPAADGILLNTYDDLERAALDAIRERLPNTFVVGPLGPEVSPPSYLPSLTSSLWKEDDRCVEWLDAQAADGSVMYVNFGSITVVTRDQMVEFARGLADAGSPFLWVVRPDMVRDGGNDDGKMPVPDGFAEEVAGRGLMVGWCDQEAVLGHRATGGFLSHCGWNSTLESLCAGVPMLCWPFFSEQVTNCRYACEEWGVGVQMPREAGRGEVEAAVKELMGDGDKAVAMRRKAAEWKEKAVKAVVVVGSSQRDLERFVDEIARVKG